The segment CTCTAATCCTAATATCTGGTAACCACTCCGCACCGCGTGTGAAGAGTTCCAGCTCTATCTTCGAAGCGTTTAGAATCTTCGACAACGTTTACCCGGTATATAGCTCAAAATACGAGGAAATAGTTGTAAAAGATATTGCCTTTCATTGCATTCCTCACGTACCTACTGAAGAAGAACTTCATGCCGCTTTTGCGAGCATCAGGCCAAGCTTAAAAGCTAAATACAACGTAATAGTTTCTCACACTGGCGTAACCGCGGATGTTCAATATAAAATGGGAGAATTCAATGAGTTGATGACCCCCTTTGCAACTCTTGCAGAAAAGAAGAACTTTGACTACATTGCCCTGGGGCATTATCACAAGTATCACACGCTTACAAAAAATGCTTGTTATTCTGGATCTACAGAGCGTTTCAGCTTCCGCGAAGCAGACGAGAAAAAAGGATTTATCGAAGCTGATCTTAGCAATGGAAGATTTAAATTTATTCCTATAACCGTTCGAGAGATGGCAATATTTAATCCTATAGATTGCCAAGGTTTGAATGTTAAAGACATAGAATCTGAGGTTGAGATTCAAACTAAAGGAAAAACAAAAGACAAAATCGTTCAAATCACGTTTGATAATATTCAACGACACCTATACGTTGAACTAAACTTTCAGCGGCTGAAAAAAATAACCGCAGACGCACTCTATGCCAAATGGGTAATAAACTGGGCTGCCGAAAAAGGAATGGGTGTAATTCCAACAGCTATAGGAACACTACCTGCAGAGTTTGAGAATTTTCTACACCTTCAAAAGTTCAAAGATTTAAACAAAGAAAAGCTTTTAAGAATGGGCCTGTCTTATCTATCCAGTGTACAAGAGCAAGAGGAAGCATAAATGTTCTTAAGGACCCTCAAACTAAGAAACTACAGGAAATTCAGAAATGAAATGATCGAATTCCCTGAAGGTGTAATTGGCATTATTGGTCCTAATGGCGTTGGGAAGTCTTCTATTTTAGAAGCTATAGGATGGGCACTCTACGGTAACGTGATGGCGCGAACAGAAAAACATGAGGTAAAAAGTCAGAATGCTACCGCGAACGAAGACTGCCGTGTTGAACTTGAGTTTGATATGACTGGACACTGTTATAAGGTTATAAGGGAACTCAAAGGGGGAAATGCTTTTTCCAACGCTCTGATTTATGCAAATGGAAACTGCGAGCCCGAAGCACAGAGAGATAGTGGTGTGAATGAATACCTTAAGAACCTTCTTGGGATGGACTATGTGACCTTCTTAAGGACAATCTATGCCAAGCAAAAAGACCTCGCTGCTCTTTCTCTGTTGCGCCCAGAAGAGAGGAAAAAAGTCATACGGCGGATGCTCAACATTGACCGTATTGACATTGCAATTACCCAGATAAGATCCGACAAAAGACAGAAAGAGGATTACATAAAAGGTATCGAAATAAGTCTTGAAGATGTTGAAGAGTTTAAAGCAAGGCGGAAGAAAATATTGAGTGAACAGGTGGAAATAAAAAAGAGTATCTCTGAACTGAATGCGACAGTTAGCTTGCTTTTAGAGGAAAGGGTAAAAATAAAGAAAGAAAAGAGTATTCAAGATCAAAAATATAAAACCTTCAATGAACTTGGCAAGCAAAAAGCACTGCTTCATGAAAAACAATCATCTTTGAAGAAACAACTTGAAGAATGCTTCAATGACAAAAAGGAACTAGAACAAAAGAACAAAGAGTTGAAGAACCTTAAGCCTAAAGAGCAAGAGTACACCAAAATAAAAGCCGAAAATAAAAAACAAGAAGAGCTGCGCCTTAAATATCAGGCCAAAGTGGAGCTAAAGGAAAATGTTTCTGAAAAGAGAGAAGACATAAAAGATAGGGAGAAAAAATTAAGTGCAATAATGGAGAAGCTGAAGGCCTTTGAAAATGTGGATAAGGAATTTAATAAAATAGAGAAAGACATGCGCTCCAGAGAGCAAAAGAGAAGAATTATTGAAAAAAGAGCTAAAAAAAATCATGGAGAGTCAGAAGTTTTAAAATCAAAAATCGAGGAGCTTTCCTTAAAGAAAAACGATATTTCCAAGCTTGGCCCAGGTAGCAAATGTCCCACCTGTTTCAGAGAATTGGGGAAGACCCACCCTGATATAATTCGGCACATTGAAAGCGAGAAAAAAGCTTATCGCAAGGAACTTGAAGTAATAAATCAGCAAAAATATGGGATCGACAAAAAACACAAAAACATTCTGGGAGAATTAGATGCGCTCGTGGGGAAAAAGAATAAAATAATCCAAAAGCTGAAGAAAAAATCAGAATTGGACCAATCGCTAAAGGAGCAACGAGATGAGCTGAAAAATGTTGAGTTAAATCTAAGTAAAAACGAAGAAAAGCTAAAAAAACTAAAGGAAATTAAGTTTGACAAGAAAATTTATGAACAACTAAGTAAGAGCTTTGAGAAGTTATCGAAGATTATGGAGAACGTTATTGCGTTAAGGAACGAGGTGCAGAGGATTCCCAAATTACTAGAAAAAACAAAATCACTAAAAATAGAAATTACTAAATCTGATAATGCCCTCAAAGTCAATAATCAAGAGCTTAAGGAATTGGGTTTCGACGGAGAAACGTATAATTATGTTAAAACTAAGTACGAAGAAGTCTCCGAAAGACTCAAAGGGCAGCAAATGAAACTTCAGGGGAAAAAACATCAAATGGAACTCTCCAAACAGGAGCTTGTAAGTGTCAATAAAGATATTAGGCGTCAAGAAAAATACAGGAAGGAAATAAAAAAGTCTGAAATCGATCTACAATATCTACAAAGGTTGGAAAGCCTTATAGAAGATTTTCGATTAGAATTGACTGGTAGAATTCGCCCACTACTTGAGTCCAAGGCTTCCTATCTCTTTAACGAAGTCACGGAGGGCAGATATCCTGCGATGGAACTTGACGAGAACTACGAGGTATCTATTCTTGACGGCAATCAGGCTTATCGGTTGAAGAGATTTTCAGGGGGAGAAGAGGACCTCGCTAACCTCTGTCTGAGGATCGCGATGTCTCAGGTCATTGCTGAACGCAGCGGCGGTGCAGAGATAAACTTCATCGCTTTAGACGAAATATTTGGCAGCCAGGACGAGAAGCGAAAGCAGAGCATCCTAAATTCCATTAATAGGCTTTCTTCTCAGTTTCGCCAGATATTTCTAATCACTCATATCGAAGACATTAAAGAGATGTTTTATCGGGTCTTAAGAATCGAAGAAAACCCAGTAACTAAAGAGAGCAGTATTATTATTGACCAGTTATGATAGGACAAGCACACACAAAGTAATACGGCCACCTACCGAAACGCATTGTTCAATATATTCCTTAAGCAGTCCCTCCTCTTGCTCTTCCATCCACCGCCATAAAAAACCCGCAGCGGTCGCAGCTTATGTCCTTCCGGTGGCAAAAGTCATGGAATATCTGATGAAGCCCCTGCTGCCTGCGGGCATTGTTCACTACTTTGGACAACCCCTCCGGCAGTACCCTGTTCGTCATAAACTTGACAACGCTGTCTGTAGAACACTTCCGGTGGCGCTTGTATGCCTCGTGCAACAGCGCTTCAAACCCTGAATCTTGATTTTTTCTGGCATACGTTAGAAGAAGCGGGAGGACGGCGTTTATAAAAATAACTGCCGCTCGCTCCCCCCCTATCAGTTTCGCCGGGGCCTTCAGCCTCTTGCCCCCAGGTGTCAGGTAGTATGACCAGAACTCGTCTTCTAGACCCGAAAAATAGGCTTCAATCTCTCTTGCAACCGTTGAGGCGGCGTTCGTCTTCTTACTCCTTGTCTCTTCAAGGATGGTAAGCAGGTCCTTAAAAATTCCTCCCTCAAGGCTCCCGGCCAACAGGTGGCTCATGGCGGCAATTCGTCTATGGGGCTGGTTTAACGGCCTGACACCTCCCCAGCGCCAGTCGCCATACCGCATCGGCTCCTTGTCCCACTTACACCTGATAACTTCATCCCAAAGGTGGGAAACTCTCTCGAGGTATTCTCTTGTCTCCCGGTCATAACCGTCTCCGGCCTTCCCCTGCCAGCCATATAAAACACCTCCCGCACCCAGGAGCATTGACTGTATCCAAACGTGCTTGTCTGACGGGTCTCGCTGAGTACCGCCTGTACCTGTCGGTATAAAACTCCTCAGGTCTTCAAGTGGCACTAATGCCGCAAGCTGCGAAAATTGCAACACGTTGCTCTTATACCCCATCGTCCTCATGAGGGCCTCATAAAGCACCTGTTCATACGTTTTTTCGTCCAGGTATTCCTCAAACCTTCTCGACTTGGAGAGTATCCGTTCGTCGCCCGCATGGTCCAGTATACGCTCAAGCGTCTCCGTGTGTATGCCTCCTTTTGCAAGGATGTCGCAGCAAGGGCCCGCAACGTATTTTGCAGTGTCGGGATATTCCGTGAGTCCATCCAGAAGCCCAGGGACGTCCTCCGGTGGTACAGTTATGTATTTGGACAGCGCCAGCTGCGGCAATTTTTTGTTTGTTACATCACTCACGTAGCCCTGGGAGATGTCGTTCCACATGACCACGTGAAGGCACACGTTTTTATATCCCTCTTGTTTGTGGTGGCCGTGGCGTTTCCAGTCGGTGGCGTTGATATGGACCTCGACGTCTCCCTTTATCCTCCCCACACCTTCCAGCAATATCTCGGCATCCAGGTGGTCGGGGCCGCCTTCTACGTTCCATCTCCCCGGTGAGATTACCTCAAGCCGCGCATTATCCTCCGTATACAATCTTGACGTGTCAAAATGCCCGCCAAACCACAGACAGCGCACCATCTCCTCGCTTATCCTCCTCGTCGCACCCCCGTAACCCCGGTCCCGGGGTTCACTGACGCCTGCCTTGCCCCGTACCAGAGTGGCGTAATTGTTGGAGAAACCTTGTGTTGGTTTGTATGCCATTAGTGTTTCATGCTATTTGCGGGGGCAGTCCCCTGTGGTTGCCCCAACAAACTAATGTTAAGGCGCGGGCCTTTTGGCGGGAAAGGGAAGTACTGGACGTTTCGGGGGTTATGGTTCCTGCCCGGCCGTGTCCGCAGGTTCATCGGAGGCGGTCTCTTCTAACGGTACCTCTACGGGCTCCTGCTCCCCGGGCGACCCCGGCAGCCTTTCTTCCGTAATGCGAGCCAGTGAGACCAGGCGGTCGTTCTTACCCAGAGACACAATCCTCACGCCCTGTGTGCTCCGGCCAATCGTGGAAATAGCCCCGGCACTGATGCGTACTACCTTGCCGCCGGCCGTCAGGAGCATAAGCTCGTCCCCGTCTCGCACCCTGGCAAGGGCCACAACTTTTCCGTTACGCTCGTTCGTCCTTATATTTAGCACACCCTGGCCCCCTCTGCCGCGGGCCGTGTACTCGCTGAAGGCCGTGCGCTTGCCGAAACCCCTCTCACATACCGTCAACAGGGTCGCCCCTTCTTCAACGACTACCAGCCCCTTTACCCTGTCATCTCCGATAAGGCGAATCCCCCTTACGCCTGCCGCGGCCCTGCCCATGGCCCTGACTCCCTTTTCGAGGAATCTTATCGCCTTGCCCTGCTCCGTCCCGATAATCAGCTCATCGTCACCACCGGTCAGGCGCACGCCGACAAGCCTGTCGCCCGGGTTCAGCCTGAGCGCAATGATGCCGCCCCGCTTCGGCCTGCTGAACTCGGTCAGCGGCGTCTTCTTTATGGTCCCCTTCTCTGTTACCATAACCAGGCGGCGGCCGTCGAACTCCCTGACGGGGAACATGGAGGTTATACTTTCCCCTCCCCTGATCCCCAGCAGGCTACCGATGGACCTGCCCCGGGCAAGACGGCCCATCTGAGGGATATCGTAGACCTTCTGCCAGTAGACCCGGCCGAGGTCCGTAAAGAACAGGAGATAATCGTGCGTGGACGCAATGAACAAATGCTCCACGAAGTCCCCCTCCTCCAAGTCACCGCCGATAACACCCTTTCCGCCCCTGCCCTGCCGCCTGTACGTCGTAAGCGGCATCCTCTTGACATAACCCTGATGTGTCAGGAGCACGGCCATGTCCGCTTCGGCAATGAGTTGTTCCTTTCTGAACTCCTCCACCTCTCCCCCTATATCGGTGCGCCGCGCGTCGCCGAACTTTTCCTTAATTTCCTGAATCTCCTCACGTATTATGTTCAGAACAAGTTCCTCTTTTGCCAGGATGTCTTTGTAGTGGCCTATGTCCTTGCGTAACTGGCCGTATTCTTCCTCCAGTTTGGCGTGTTCCAGGGAGGTCAGCCTCTGCAGCCGCATGTCCAGTATGGCGCCGGCCTGTATCTCTGAGAGCTTAAATTTTTCCATAAGTGCGGCCTTTGCATCGGCCGTGGTCGCCGCGGACTTAATGACGGCGATTACTTCATCGATATTCTTAAGCCCTATCCTCAGGCCTTCGACGACGTGGGCCCTTTCCTCGGCCTTCCTCAGTAGGAAGGCGATCCTTCGCCGGATTACCTCCATACGGTAGTCTCTGTAGTTCAGGAGAAAGTCCTTCAGGCTGAGGGTCTGCGGCTTGCCGTCCACCAGCGCGATCATTATTATGCTGAAGCTGTCTTGCAGTTGGGTGAGCTTGTAAAGCTGGTTAATGACGACGTCTTCTTCCTCGCCACGTTTCACTTCGATAACCAGGCGGCTGCCTTCCCTGTCGCTTTCGTTGCGGATGTCGGAGATACCCGTAATCTTGTCTTCCTTTACAAGATTGGCTATCTTCTCTATGATCTTCTCCCTGTTGAGCTGATACGGGATCTCTGTGACAACAATCTGCTTTTTCCCCCCTTTGATCTCCTCCATGTGGAGCCTCGCCCTGACGGTGATAGTCCCCCTGCCGGTCTTGTAGCCCCGTTCAAGCCCTCCCGTACCGCAGATAATACCTCCGGTTGGAAAATCGGGCCCCCTGATAATGGTTAGAAGCTCATCGATACTTACATCGGGGTCGTCGAGCACCTTCAGTATGCCGTTACATACCTCCCCCACGTTGTGAGGGGGGATGCTGGTCGCCATGCCGACGGCGATGCCGGTGCAGCCGTTGCACAAAAGGTTGGGGAACCTGGAGGGGAGCACGGTGGGTTCCAGTCTGGTCCCGTCGTAGTTCGGGACGTAGTCTACTGTACCCCTTTCCAGGTCCTCGAGTATCTCCATGCTTGCCGCCGTGAGTCGCGCCTCTGTATACCTCATGGCGGCCGGCGGGTCGCCGTCGATGGTACCGAAATTGCCCTGCCCCTTGATAAGAGGATACCTGAGGTTGAAGTCCTGGGCCATTCGCACAAGTGTCGGATAAACAACCTGCTCCCCGTGCGGGTGGTAGTTGCCGGTCGTGTCTCCCGCTATCTTGGCGCACTTTCTGAACTTCGACCTCGGGCCGAGACCGAGGTCGTTCATGGCCACCAGTATCCTCCTCTGCGAGGGTTTCAGCCCGTCCCTTGCGTCAGGCAATGCCCGGCTCACGATGACGCTCATCGCGTACGTCAGGTAGGAGACCTTCATCTCCTCCTCAATAAACAACTCTCTTATGTTCTCTCGCGCCTCTATCATACGTCCAGTTGTTTCACCTCCAGGGCGTGATGCTCAATGTATTCCCGTCTCCTCTGTACGTCCTTACCTACCAGTATGGTAAATATCTGGTCTGCCTTGTAGCCGTCCTCGATCGTAACCTTCAGCAGTGTCCTCGTCGTGGGGCTCATTGTCGTCTCCGCCAGCTCTTCGGCGTTCATTTCGCCCAAGCCCTTGTACCGTTGCACGTCAAGCCCTTTCCTGCCGAGCTCCCGCAGCCTGCGTAAAATCTCGCTTAGCGTGCAGGCGGGCACTTCCACGCCGTCGGATATAAGTTTGAACTTGGGCTCCTTCTCTTCCGCGCCACCCAAATAATCTTCCGGCGCGAACCCCTTGCTCTCCAGGTCTGCAATAAGTTTTTCCAGTTCCTTGCTCTCGTGAAAGACGGTAGCCTCCGGGATCCCGTTCTCCACCTCCCCTTCGGGTAAATCTTCCTTCTCTATTATCTCGATGTCCTTCTCCCGTCTCTGGAGCTCTTTAATGAAGTTGTTGTATTCTTCGTCGTGGTAGAAATACTTCTCCTCTCCGCTCAAGCTGACCATGTACAGCGGCAGGGAAGAGTCTTTCGGGTTTCTATGCTTGAGAAACCCGTCCAGGGTGAAACCCTTCTTCTCCATGAGACGGGCCTGTTCTTCCATCTTTACAAGCAGGCGGATGACCTCCCTGAGTTCCTGGCTGCCTATCTCTTCGCCGCCATCTTTGAGCATCTTTGTGCCGTCGGCACCAAGCTCCAGCAGGGCATCACCCAGTTCTTTATCATTGTAGAGGTACTCCCGCTTCTTCTTTCGCGTTATCTTGTACAGGGGAGGCTGAGCGATGTAGATGTTTCCCCTCTCAATAAGGTCTTTCATCTGCCTGAAAAAGAACGTGAGAAGTAAGGTGCGGATGTGCGCCCCGTCTACGTCCGCGTCTGTCATTATGATTATCTTTCCATAGCGCAGGTTTTCTGCTTTAAAGTCGTCCGTACCGATACCCGTACCCAGGGCGCTGATGAGGGTGCAAATTTCCTCGTTGGAGAGCATCTTATCTACCCTGGCCTTCTCCACGTTCAGGATGACACCTTTAAGCGGCAGTATGGCCTGAAATATCCTGTCCCTGCCCTGTTTGGCCGTCCCTCCGGCCGATATCCCCTCGACCAGGAAGAGCTCGCTACTGTCTATCTCTTTGGTGGAACAATCCGCAAGTTTACTGGGCAGGTTTGCGCCGCTTAAGGCGCCTTTTCGCCTGGAGAGGTCTCTGGCCTTCTTCGCCGCCTCCCTGGCACGGGCCGAGTCAATGGCCTTGTTTATGATGGCCTTGGCGCAGCCGGGGTTTTCCTCGCAGTAAGTGCCCAGGCGGTCATTCAGTATCGTCTCGACGATACCCTGTATCTCTCTGTTGCCCAGCTTGGTCTTTGTCTGTCCCTCAAACAAGGGGTCGGGGACCATCAGACTTACAATGGCCGTGAGACCCTCCAGGTAATCTTCTCCCGCCGGGGGCCTCCCCTCTTTGAGCAGGCCGAGGCTTTTTGCGGCGTTGTTGAGCGTCCTGGTCAGCGCACCCTTGAAACCGCTTAGGTGTGTTCCTCCCTCCAGCGTACATATATTATTAACGAAGGAAAAGATGTTCTCCGAGTAGCTGTCGTTGTACTGAAACGCGACCTCAACGATCACGTCTCCTTCCCTCTTCTCTATATGGACTATGTCTTCATGTATTGGCTCTTTGCCTGAATTCAGCTCCTCAATAAACGCCTTTATGCCGCCCTGGTATTTGAAGGACTCGCTTTTATCGGTCCGCTCGTCCGACACGTTTATTTCGAGGCCCCCGTTCAAAAAAGACAGTTCCTTCAGCCTTTTTACGATGATGTCGTACTTGAAGTCCATGTCCTCGAATATCTCCGGATCCGGTTTAAATACGATTTTTGTCCCCTGCCTCTTGGTCGTGCCTCTGTTCTCAAGCGGAGTGACGGGGTTTCCCCTTTCATATCGTTGAAAGTAGACCTGCCCGTCCCGTCGCACTTCAACCTCTAACCACTCGGTAAGCGCATTGACTACTGAAACACCTACCCCGTGAAGACCGCCGGAGACCTTGTAAGAGCCGTGCCCGAACTTCCCCCCCGCGTGGAGTGTGGTCATAACGACCTCTACCGCAGGCTTTTTCATCTCCACATGCTGGTCCACGGGGATGCCCCTGCCGTCGTCTACAATAGAGATGCTACCGTCGGCGCTGATCTTAACGTTTATGGCCTCGCAGAAACCGCCGACCGCTTCATCCACGCTGTTCATCACTACTTCTTCAACAAGGTGGTGGAGCCCTCTTGTGCTCACGTCGCCTATGTACATCGCCGGTCTCTTGCGGACGGCTTCTATCCCACCCAGTACCTTTATTGCCGTAGCGTCGTACTTCTCAATGTGCGTTGCTCTCTCTACCTGCACCATTCTCTCCTGCTCCCTCCTGCTAATCCTTTGCCAGCCGAAGCTTTATGTCCGCCAAACGTACCTTGTTAAGCTTCTCCTGCATTTCCACCCTCAGCTCCTCTTGGTTCATGCCCGTAAGCTCTTGGAGCAACGCCGACGAGTCAACTTCTACGTATAGACTCCCCCTTCGCAGACCCTTTATCCTTGTGTGGCAAGCCATCTCCTCTCCAATTGTTTTACTCCAGGCGGCTAGGAGTTCTTGTCGCTTGCCGTCCCCCAGCGGTTTAAGCTTTTTTACCACACTCATTAAGACCTCGGACATCACTTTCTCTTTTGCTTTTCCCACCTAAGCCTCCGACAACCTTATCGGCATCAGGACGTAGAGGTAATCCCTGCCCATCCTTAGTGTCGCCGCCGTGTTCGCATCTTTGAGGCCGATTTTTACCATCCCCTTGCCTATTGCCTTTAGGCCGTCCAGCAGGAAATCAGGGTTAAGGCCTATCTCCATCTCCTTGCCGCTATAATTCACGCTGATTCCGACCACTCCTTCACCAATGTCCGGCGTCTGGGCTGAGATAGAGAGGCTGTTCTTCTGCAACTTCATCTTTACGACACACCTCTCTTCCGTGGTAAGGAACGCTGCCCGGCGTACTGCCCCGGCAAGTTCTTCTGCATCCACTTCCAGCCTCTCAGCGTCTTCCTTTGGTATGGCCTCCTCATAATTGGGATACTGTCCCTCGATTAACTGGCTGTACACTATTGCATTTTCAGTTTTTGCTACCATATGTGTCTCTTCCAGCTTGATTTTTACCGGGGTTGTAGTTTGCGCGGCTATCCTTGGAAGCTGCTGTATCCCTTTCGCCGGCACGATACTGTTGCATGAAACCCCACCCTTGTTAGCAACCTTTTCTTTAACATACGCCATTCTTCTCCCGTCCGTAGCAACCATACTTGCTACGTCTCCCTTTATCCCAAGCAACACCCCGGTCATTGTATGTCTCAGACGCTCACTGGCACAGGCAAACACCGTTTTCCGGACCATGTCTTGTATCTTTTCTGGCTCTATCTCAAAGTAATTCCCCTCAGTAAAGGTGGGAATTGACGGAAACTCCTCTGGGTCGTACCCCAAAAGCTTGAAATTACACCCCTTTCCCGACAGACGACATGTTCTCTCCTTTACCTCCAGAGAAACTTCCCCTTCCGTCCACTCTTGGAAAAGCCCTATCAGTCTGCTGCCTGGGAGGACAACCTTACCTGGCTCCAAGATCTTTTCAGGCTCTATGAGATACCTTATCCCTACCTCCAAGTCTGTGCCCGAAAGCTCCAGTTTATCATTAATTGTCTCCAATTTTACCGCTTGAATAATCGGTTTTGTGGTTGAACTGCTTATTACATTACTTATTACCTTTAGTCCTTCGTGTAGTTTATTGCTGGAGCAGAGGATTTTCATTTTACTGGTCTCTTTTGTTAAGGTTATTTATATTATAATTTCTATATTACTTATTCTTAAGGACTGTAGGTTTGTGGATAAACCACTGTGTTTTTCCACAACACGCTACTGTCACATGACTTGTGGTACATCAAGATTGTTGACAAAATGTAAATAAACAGCCATATCTATATACGAAAAACCGCCACAGCCCCTAGAATCTCTCCAGAAGCAGCAAGAGGTCTTCACGCGACCGACTAAAAAGGGCAGGGTTATCCACAGGTTATCAACAGAGTGTGAATAGGTCATGAGGCTCCCGTATGGAGATCTTTCTCTATCCCATCTAAAAGTTGTGAAAAGTCTTTATCCACGGATTTCATGGTTTTAACCTTTTCCTCGGCATGAATCACGGTACTGTGGTCGCGACCCCCAATATATCCTCCTATTTCTTGAAGCGACAGCTGGGTATGTCTCCGGGCCAGAAACATGGCAACCTGTCTGGCCAGAGCGGTAGACCGCTTTCGACTTCTGGACTGAAGCTGCTGGAGAGAGATATCGAAGGAGGTTGCGACAGAGGCCATTATTTTTTCTATATTGACGGGGCTCAGGCCTTTCTTTGAAAATTCACTACTTATCTGGTGCGCTATCGCTTCCGGGGAGGCGGAAGGGTCAATGGCCGCGCAACGGGAAAACCTGATAATAGCACCTTCAAGCTCACGCACGTTATCCGTCACTCCTTCGGCAAGTATCCTTGCCGCCTCCGGCGGCACGCAGAGGTTCGAGAGAGAGGCCTTTTTCTCTATTATTGCGGTGCGGGTTTCAAAGTCGGGCGGCTCTATCCTTGCCAGCAGACCCCATTTAAATCTGGAAACCAGGCGCTCCTCAATCTCCGAGATGTCTTCAGGTGAACAGTCGCTTGAGAGGATAATCTGCTTTTGTGAGTTATATAAGGCGTTGAACGTGTGGAAGAACTCCTCTCTCGAGCGGGGAGAACGGGAGATAAAGTGAACGTCATCGATAACCAGCACATCCAGACCACGGTATGTATTGCGAAAACTCTCCCAGCGCTCAGTCTTTACGGTGGCGATAAAGTGGTTTACGAAACTTTCGCAGGGAAGATACAATATTCTTGAGCTGGGGTTTTTTTCAATGAGCGAGAGGCATATCGCGTGGAGGAGGTGGGTTTTACCCAGACCGACGCCTCCCTGCAGAAAAAGGGGGTTGTAGGCCTTACCGGGAGACTCGGCGACCGCGGCTGCGGCGGCATGGGCGAGCCTGTTGGAAGGGCCCACCACGAAATTTTCGAACAGATACTCCCTGTTAAGGTAACTGCTGGACTCTACAGAGGGGGGAGTCGACAGGTCGCTTTCTATGGTAAATTTTACGTCCCCTAGACCCCCTGACACAGACGACAGAACCTCCTCAATGAGCCCCCTGTAACTCTGAGAAAGCCACTCCTTGTGATACTGGCTGGGCACCCGGAGCTCTATCATGCTGTTGTCCCCCTCGCGGGCGACTGGTTTAATGTGGGCGAACCAGGTCTGAAACTGTTGAGGGGTTAGCCGCCCCTTCAGCTCTTCAAGGACCTTTGGCCACACTTCCCGCATCTCTTTGGTCATGATATTGCCTTTTTTGATATCAGACAGCTACGGAACGAAGTTGATGAACAACCGCTCCGAGCGTCTTAACCGCAAGTTTAACATCGGTTATGGTATTATCCCTTGCCAGGGAAAATCTAATGGAACTTAGGGTGTCTGAACGAGAGAGGCCCATGGCAAGGAGCACATGAGAGGCCTCCAGCGCCCCGGAGACACAGGGGTTGCCCGCGCCCACACAGACCCCCGCCATGTCCAGGTTAAGAAGAAGGGCCTCGGCCTCCATACCCTCAAACCCCAGGCACAGGTTCCCTGCAAGACGGAGCGTATCGTTTTTGGGGCCGTTTAGCCTCACGTTACACCCGAGAGACAAAATTCCCTCAAGAAGGCGGTCGCGTAAGGACGTAACGTGAGACAGATTGTCCTGCAGGTTATCCGTCGCCAGCTCAAGTGCCCTGGCCATGCCTGCGCAGGCTGCAAGGTTCATCGTGCCGGGCCTTAAAGCGGACGGTCCGGGTCCACTGTAAGTAGTGGGGGTCATACGGGTGCCGGAGCGGACATATAGTGCGCCGAGGCCTTTGGGCCCATGAAACTTGTGGGCCGAGAGGCTGAGCAAATCCACTCCCATGTCTGCCGGGTGTACAGGTATCTTTCCGGCGGCCTGTGCGGCGTCGGTATGGAACGCGATTCCGCGTGACCGCACTATGTCGGCAATATCCCGGACAGGCAGTATGGCGCCCGTTTCTCCCTC is part of the Candidatus Bathyanammoxibius amoris genome and harbors:
- a CDS encoding DUF2851 family protein codes for the protein MAYKPTQGFSNNYATLVRGKAGVSEPRDRGYGGATRRISEEMVRCLWFGGHFDTSRLYTEDNARLEVISPGRWNVEGGPDHLDAEILLEGVGRIKGDVEVHINATDWKRHGHHKQEGYKNVCLHVVMWNDISQGYVSDVTNKKLPQLALSKYITVPPEDVPGLLDGLTEYPDTAKYVAGPCCDILAKGGIHTETLERILDHAGDERILSKSRRFEEYLDEKTYEQVLYEALMRTMGYKSNVLQFSQLAALVPLEDLRSFIPTGTGGTQRDPSDKHVWIQSMLLGAGGVLYGWQGKAGDGYDRETREYLERVSHLWDEVIRCKWDKEPMRYGDWRWGGVRPLNQPHRRIAAMSHLLAGSLEGGIFKDLLTILEETRSKKTNAASTVAREIEAYFSGLEDEFWSYYLTPGGKRLKAPAKLIGGERAAVIFINAVLPLLLTYARKNQDSGFEALLHEAYKRHRKCSTDSVVKFMTNRVLPEGLSKVVNNARRQQGLHQIFHDFCHRKDISCDRCGFFMAVDGRARGGTA
- a CDS encoding SMC family ATPase codes for the protein MFLRTLKLRNYRKFRNEMIEFPEGVIGIIGPNGVGKSSILEAIGWALYGNVMARTEKHEVKSQNATANEDCRVELEFDMTGHCYKVIRELKGGNAFSNALIYANGNCEPEAQRDSGVNEYLKNLLGMDYVTFLRTIYAKQKDLAALSLLRPEERKKVIRRMLNIDRIDIAITQIRSDKRQKEDYIKGIEISLEDVEEFKARRKKILSEQVEIKKSISELNATVSLLLEERVKIKKEKSIQDQKYKTFNELGKQKALLHEKQSSLKKQLEECFNDKKELEQKNKELKNLKPKEQEYTKIKAENKKQEELRLKYQAKVELKENVSEKREDIKDREKKLSAIMEKLKAFENVDKEFNKIEKDMRSREQKRRIIEKRAKKNHGESEVLKSKIEELSLKKNDISKLGPGSKCPTCFRELGKTHPDIIRHIESEKKAYRKELEVINQQKYGIDKKHKNILGELDALVGKKNKIIQKLKKKSELDQSLKEQRDELKNVELNLSKNEEKLKKLKEIKFDKKIYEQLSKSFEKLSKIMENVIALRNEVQRIPKLLEKTKSLKIEITKSDNALKVNNQELKELGFDGETYNYVKTKYEEVSERLKGQQMKLQGKKHQMELSKQELVSVNKDIRRQEKYRKEIKKSEIDLQYLQRLESLIEDFRLELTGRIRPLLESKASYLFNEVTEGRYPAMELDENYEVSILDGNQAYRLKRFSGGEEDLANLCLRIAMSQVIAERSGGAEINFIALDEIFGSQDEKRKQSILNSINRLSSQFRQIFLITHIEDIKEMFYRVLRIEENPVTKESSIIIDQL
- a CDS encoding exonuclease SbcCD subunit D — encoded protein: MKLIHFSDTHLGFADYTKIDPEMGINQREADVYRAFSQVTEYIEKNPPDIIIHSGDLFETPRPSNRAINFALRELFKLSQIGIPLILISGNHSAPRVKSSSSIFEAFRIFDNVYPVYSSKYEEIVVKDIAFHCIPHVPTEEELHAAFASIRPSLKAKYNVIVSHTGVTADVQYKMGEFNELMTPFATLAEKKNFDYIALGHYHKYHTLTKNACYSGSTERFSFREADEKKGFIEADLSNGRFKFIPITVREMAIFNPIDCQGLNVKDIESEVEIQTKGKTKDKIVQITFDNIQRHLYVELNFQRLKKITADALYAKWVINWAAEKGMGVIPTAIGTLPAEFENFLHLQKFKDLNKEKLLRMGLSYLSSVQEQEEA